The genomic window GTACCTTACTGACAACTCAAGGTTTCTTCACGACCTAATCATTAGATACCGCCGCAGCGCCGACGTTAAGGATCAGGTGCAGCATACGATCACTCGTAGTATGATTCAAGGAATGTGTCTGCGCGTACGTACATATATCTGTGGATTGGCCCTCAAGCCATGGCACGGCTGCACGGCCAGGCACATTTGCACGCTAGCTGCTCCATTCACCAATCAATCAGGGTGGCCTTGCGACGTGcgaatgaatcaaccgcatgtgaaGACTATATAAACAAACGATCGTGAGAATATGAGCATCACATCACCACACAACCATCAGCCACAAATTAATATAGACCGTACTCATCAGCTTGCGCACTCCAGTTTTTCGGATCAGGTACAGATCATAAGCTGTAAAGTTTCGAGGGCACACAGCCATACATATGGCTCCAGCTCGAGTTGTCGCCGTAATGCTGCTGGCGGTTGGCAGTGTGCTGTTGTCTGTGGCTGCGGACACCGCAACTGTGCCATCCCCAGAACCGTTCATCTGGCAGAAGGCGCATGCAACATTCTACGGTGGCGCTGACGCCTCCGACACAATGGGTAATTATTCAAGTCACACAACTACATCTATTTTGTGTGTGGCTgccctcttcatcttgttcttttgTCTATTAACATTTGCGATGTATCTTATATATTGCAGGTGGTGCGTGCGGGTATGGCAACCTCTTCTCCGAAGGATACGGGACACGCACGGCCGCTTTGAGCACCGTGTTGTTTAATGATGGCGCCGCGTGCGGGCAGTGTTACAAGATTGCATGCGACCGCAAGCGTGCAGACCCGTTGTTTTGCAAGCCCGGCGTTACGGTCACCGTCACTGCCACAAACTTCTGTCCACCCAACGACGCCCTCCCCAATGATGATGGCGGCTGGTGCAACACGCCAAGGCCGCACTTTGATATGGCCCAACCAGCCTGGGAGAAGATCGGTGTTTATAAAGGTGGCATCATCCCCGTCATGTACCAAAGGTATATATGTGCTTCTTACTTGTTCAGAAATTAGTCCAGAGTCACTAGAGCCATTTAACCTATAGTTTTCTATGTCACTGCCATACACATGCAGAGTTCCGTGCGTGAAGCGGGGTGGTGTGAGGTTCAAAATCAATGGTCACGATTACTTCAATCTTGTGCTTGTGAGCAATGTTGCTGCAGCAGGATCGATCAAGTCCATGGATGTCAAGAGCTCTGATTCTGATGACTGGATGCCTATGGCACGCAATTGGGGCGCTAACTGGCACTCGTTGGTGAACCTGACTGGAAAGATGCTCTCTTTCAGACTAACAAACACTGATGGACACACTATTGTGTTTAACGACGTTGTGCCAAAGGGGTGGACCTTCGGGCAATCCTTTGTTAGCAAATTGCAATTCTAGCGAGCAATATCTGCCGACCAATTAATTTATCAGGGAAAGTGGTGGATTTGTAATAATTGGTTGCATAAAGTGCAAGTTACGGTGTTTAATGTGGGTGTGCTGCTTGTAGCACTGATCTAATTTTACAATTCAATTTGTTCATACTCACTGTGTAATTCATATGGTGTACATAACGTCCAATTAATTCTATCAATTGTGTATCCTACAAATGCACTTATATGATGGATTCCGTAAGTTGATTATGTCATTCTGTTGCAATTTATGGTAAACCGCTAGCATACAAGCACAGAGTATCCATGTAGAAAACGGAAATTGTGTATTCCTTCAGAACATGTATAGTTTTACTACAACTATTTTAAGAGGAAGGGATTTTAGCAGAAGTGGTCTGGAAAAAGAAAGTGACCTCTTGTCTTTGATGGTTTAAAAGAAGTAAATTTTGAATATGGAATTGTATACCTCCGGCCAGGTCATTTTTAacctattttcttttaattttattTCAACCCGCATCTTCGAAGAGTATAATTTTGAAAGTATCAGTTCTTATTCATAtgcaaaaaatgaaaaagaaaaaaaatcggtTCTTATAACTAACCGATCACGCTAACTGCCTACTAGTTTTGAAATAGGCTCACGCTCTACTTTATAGATGAAGCACAAATCAAAGTATTCAGAGAATCTCAAAATGATCGAACCGTTCCAGGAGAACCTCAAATTGATCGGAACAGTCGTATTCGAAGAATAGGAGACATTGGGCAAAGCGATTTTATTATCGTTGAGTCCCTCCCTGATATTCAAATAAGTTTGCTTTCACACCTCCATGGAGCTCAGTCTGTTTGTCCATCAACCGGCATCAACAAAAT from Triticum aestivum cultivar Chinese Spring chromosome 3B, IWGSC CS RefSeq v2.1, whole genome shotgun sequence includes these protein-coding regions:
- the LOC123064550 gene encoding expansin-A24-like — protein: MAPARVVAVMLLAVGSVLLSVAADTATVPSPEPFIWQKAHATFYGGADASDTMGGACGYGNLFSEGYGTRTAALSTVLFNDGAACGQCYKIACDRKRADPLFCKPGVTVTVTATNFCPPNDALPNDDGGWCNTPRPHFDMAQPAWEKIGVYKGGIIPVMYQRVPCVKRGGVRFKINGHDYFNLVLVSNVAAAGSIKSMDVKSSDSDDWMPMARNWGANWHSLVNLTGKMLSFRLTNTDGHTIVFNDVVPKGWTFGQSFVSKLQF